CGGCAGGTATCGTTTCTTTCGTTGTAGGCGAATATTCTGGCGTTACGGTTGTAGGCATGGAGGGCCATAAAAAGCGTCTGGTAAATGACCTCAGTTTTTGTCCATTTGTTGGGTTCGGCCATGGAACCGGTGCAGTCCACCAGGAGAACGATGTCGTTATGCAGCTGGTAATTGGTCTTCTTGAAGTTGAATATGGCTCCGGATGTGGGCGCCCTGTATAAGCGGGTACGATCGATCTTGCCTGAGGGAAGGCCTCTGTTGTAGGCGATGTTTCTCTGAGCAACCAGCTGGAGAACCGTTTTCAGCTTGTAAAAGAGGGCATTGTCGATGTTTTTGTTTGCCGGCATGACGATATCGTTCCCCTCCACACGAACCACGTCGCCGAAATTAGCCACGACCGATTTCACCTGTTCCGTAAAGTCCACATGCTTTCTTTCCAGCTTGCTTTCGATCTCTTCCGCATAGCTGAGCAGCGTTGCCTTGACTCCGTCTTTCTCCTCATCCTCTTTTTCCATATCTTCATTGAAATCGGCCGAGAGCAGAAAGGGATCTTTCCGGTCGGTGGGCCAGAATTTGATCATCTCCAGCAATTGGTTGAAAATGGAGGCATAGAGATTCAAACGGTACTCGCAGCGTTCCGTCACGCTGGGAAGTGCGGGGCAGGTGGTCATCAGCTCCTCGACGATGCCGTTGAGGAGCTCCATGGGCTTTGCATAGAATTGACCGGCGGTGGTTTTGCCCACCATCCCCACTACCGAGCGGTCTTCGTATGGATGCCTGAATGCTTCCCCTGGAGCGGTGGCTACTCTCCACCATATGTGCAGCAGTTCGGTGAAGGAGGGGGGATTGATGAAATGCCTGGCCGCCTTCGCGGTCTCCCATTCACGGGCCTTTTGCGTGTAGAGGCCGAATACATTCCTGTTGGCTATGAGATCCGCGTATACCTTCTCGGCGATTTGCAGGAAATGGGCGAACTTGTAGGCATAAATGGGGGCGAGGACGAATTTTGAGTTGGCCAGCTTATGCACATGGTCAGTCCATTCCCTCTTGAGGAAGGCTCCCCTGACGGCAAGCCCGATGGCAACGTCGGCCTGCGTGGCGGGGATCGGATAGCGCCCCATTATCGGCGACGGATCCAGCGCAATACTGTCGGTCTGACCGGCCATCCCTTCCCAGACGACGGTGCCGATGTTTCTGCCGATCATCACGACCATTTTTCTGATGCCACGCAGAAGTTTTGCCAGCTCAACGATCTCAACCGGCGATTTATCTCTGCGCCAGTATTCGGAATGACCCGCCTCCGCGGCAATCATGAAGCGCGACCGGGCCTTGTTTTCTCCGTGGGCAGGTTCCGGGATCATGATCACCTCTCTTTGTTTCGCTGCCAGCTGTGATCGAAGAGGATATATTCGTTACTGACCGTCTCGGTATGGCCCCTTCTCACGTGCAGACCGATCAGGGCCGACTCCAGGGCTTCCTGGCTCGTCTGTAGACTAACCGCCAAGGCCTGCCTGAAGCTTGCCCCCACAGCCATCATATCGCCGATCATCAGGGCCGTTCTTGTGGATACATCGACCCTCATCTCCGGGTTTCCCCGCATGAAATTGAGGGCGGCCATGATGTCGTCGGCCTGGGGGGCGGTAATGCCGGTTTTCTTGATCAACACCTCTTTTTCCACCTCGTTGGGGAGATAATCCATGAGCAGAAAGTAGAATCGGTCCCGAAGTGCGGCATCCAGGAGCTCGGTGCCGACGAAGTCTTCACCCTCGTTGAGAGTGGCAAAGAAGACCACCCCGTCTGCCACTTTCAGATGCCCCAACTCTTCCAACCAGACATCGCGGCTGTCAGAGAGGAGAGAAAAGAGCATGTTGAGTGCCTTGGGATGCTCCGGCCTGTTGATCTCCTCCAGGTGAATGACGCTGTTGGGGGTCTGGATCGCTTCGGGGAAGAGAAACTGCTTGTACTTGGTTTCTCCTGCCTCCAGGGCGTACTCGCCGAACAACTGGCTCGGCTCCGAAAGGATGCCGACCTGGAATGTGGACAGGGGCCGTTGGTAGATGGCGGCATATTGCCGGACCAGGGATGACTTCCCGCATCCTTGCCGTCCTGAAATGAGGACGTTGACCGGTTTTTTCCGGGAGAGGAGGTGAATCTTCTCGAAGATGTCGGCCAGATCCCTGCTCACGTAAAAATAGGGATCAAGCTGGG
This region of Geotalea daltonii FRC-32 genomic DNA includes:
- a CDS encoding AAA family ATPase, translating into MSASKHENLSVPQLDPYFYVSRDLADIFEKIHLLSRKKPVNVLISGRQGCGKSSLVRQYAAIYQRPLSTFQVGILSEPSQLFGEYALEAGETKYKQFLFPEAIQTPNSVIHLEEINRPEHPKALNMLFSLLSDSRDVWLEELGHLKVADGVVFFATLNEGEDFVGTELLDAALRDRFYFLLMDYLPNEVEKEVLIKKTGITAPQADDIMAALNFMRGNPEMRVDVSTRTALMIGDMMAVGASFRQALAVSLQTSQEALESALIGLHVRRGHTETVSNEYILFDHSWQRNKER
- a CDS encoding vWA domain-containing protein, whose product is MIPEPAHGENKARSRFMIAAEAGHSEYWRRDKSPVEIVELAKLLRGIRKMVVMIGRNIGTVVWEGMAGQTDSIALDPSPIMGRYPIPATQADVAIGLAVRGAFLKREWTDHVHKLANSKFVLAPIYAYKFAHFLQIAEKVYADLIANRNVFGLYTQKAREWETAKAARHFINPPSFTELLHIWWRVATAPGEAFRHPYEDRSVVGMVGKTTAGQFYAKPMELLNGIVEELMTTCPALPSVTERCEYRLNLYASIFNQLLEMIKFWPTDRKDPFLLSADFNEDMEKEDEEKDGVKATLLSYAEEIESKLERKHVDFTEQVKSVVANFGDVVRVEGNDIVMPANKNIDNALFYKLKTVLQLVAQRNIAYNRGLPSGKIDRTRLYRAPTSGAIFNFKKTNYQLHNDIVLLVDCTGSMAEPNKWTKTEVIYQTLFMALHAYNRNARIFAYNERNDTCRITEIYKNGQFYSVMPHGRTASGEAIIATALNLKQSSRKPFIIHLTDGAANWGCGVSDAIRYCKARNVRLLTIGLECDPMNKTALAEEHGEMIQFVNDVDQLPTVFKQLLSSTKYH